One window from the genome of Bacteroidota bacterium encodes:
- the secF gene encoding protein translocase subunit SecF, whose translation MRIFHNLNVDFMGKRKYFYILSTTIFVLGLISIFARGLQFGIDFKGGTEVVLEFEKVIDITKVRDYLENSGLGNIEVKTFGAETGALIRTEVQDIPASIKPKLLGVIEGNLTKAYPGIKIDKIFDSVKSSVTYKFAGPDTATKVSQLLFEQGFQASRVSFEAGNSEVIVRVGVSDVIKENLKEKLTGNNFKVLREDRIGPKVGNELKRDAIIAVVLSLLGILIYLAFRFKFLFASTAVVALFHDVLLSIGLFSLFYGVIPGLNLEIDLTIVAAFLTLIGYSINDTVIVFDRVRETMKIHKGGNLEVLMNEAVNKTMSRTILTGGTTLMGVVILLLVGGEVLRAFAFTLFFGIIVGTYSSIFVASALALDYSKKYKVKIDF comes from the coding sequence ATGCGAATTTTTCATAATCTAAATGTTGATTTTATGGGCAAGAGGAAATATTTCTATATCCTCTCGACCACAATTTTTGTCCTCGGTTTAATCAGTATTTTTGCCAGAGGATTGCAATTTGGTATCGACTTTAAAGGTGGTACTGAAGTAGTGCTTGAGTTCGAAAAGGTTATCGATATCACCAAAGTTAGAGATTATCTTGAGAATTCAGGTTTGGGAAACATCGAAGTTAAAACCTTCGGCGCAGAAACAGGTGCCCTGATCAGAACTGAAGTCCAGGATATTCCTGCTTCGATCAAACCTAAATTGCTTGGCGTCATTGAAGGGAATTTAACCAAAGCTTATCCGGGGATTAAAATTGATAAGATTTTTGACTCGGTTAAAAGCTCGGTTACCTACAAATTTGCCGGTCCGGACACTGCAACAAAAGTAAGCCAGTTACTTTTCGAACAGGGTTTCCAGGCTTCACGAGTCTCTTTTGAAGCAGGCAACTCTGAAGTTATTGTAAGAGTCGGTGTCTCTGATGTTATCAAAGAGAACCTTAAGGAAAAACTAACAGGTAACAACTTTAAAGTTCTTAGAGAAGACAGAATCGGACCGAAAGTTGGAAACGAGTTGAAAAGAGATGCAATTATAGCAGTGGTACTTTCATTGCTCGGTATCCTCATCTATCTCGCTTTCAGATTCAAATTCCTCTTTGCTTCAACTGCGGTCGTTGCACTTTTTCATGATGTGTTGCTCTCGATTGGTCTCTTCTCTCTCTTTTACGGGGTAATTCCCGGACTTAATCTCGAGATTGACCTTACCATTGTTGCAGCATTCCTGACACTCATTGGTTACTCAATTAATGATACCGTAATTGTATTCGACAGAGTGAGAGAGACGATGAAAATACATAAAGGTGGTAACCTCGAAGTTTTGATGAATGAAGCTGTGAATAAAACCATGAGCAGAACCATCCTTACCGGTGGAACGACCCTTATGGGCGTTGTGATTCTTCTTCTGGTGGGTGGTGAAGTGCTAAGAGCATTTGCATTCACTCTTTTCTTCGGTATTATCGTCGGTACTTATTCTTCGATTTTTGTGGCAAGTGCCCTTGCTCTCGACTATTCAAAGAAATATAAAGTAAAGATTGACTTCTAA
- a CDS encoding VTT domain-containing protein: MEFLGHVWEIVNHLDGYLSVIISEYGNITYLFLFVLILLETNFVLTPLLPGVTILFAAGTIAAAGQLNPYALYLLFTMAVFIGDIFNYGIGRRLGDRAYKMDNRFIRPSYLIATEGFFKKHGKTTMFLARYFPMVRTFAPFVAGIVKMKFSTFILSSLLSAAIYILLYVGAGYFFGHIPFVQKNLTLTLFIVAFASVIPMGYKALHNWLIRKKHLK; this comes from the coding sequence ATGGAATTTCTTGGACATGTGTGGGAGATAGTAAACCACCTGGATGGCTATCTCAGTGTAATAATCTCCGAATACGGCAACATAACATACCTTTTTCTTTTCGTTTTAATTCTGCTGGAGACGAATTTTGTTCTTACACCACTTTTGCCCGGTGTTACCATTCTTTTCGCAGCCGGCACAATAGCAGCAGCCGGACAGTTGAACCCCTATGCTCTTTATCTGCTTTTTACAATGGCAGTGTTTATTGGAGATATCTTCAATTATGGAATAGGCAGACGACTCGGTGACAGAGCATATAAAATGGATAACAGGTTCATTCGACCCTCATATCTGATCGCCACAGAAGGATTTTTCAAGAAGCATGGCAAAACAACCATGTTCCTCGCCCGCTATTTTCCGATGGTAAGAACTTTTGCACCGTTCGTTGCCGGAATCGTTAAAATGAAGTTTTCAACATTCATTCTTTCCAGTCTTCTTTCGGCTGCGATTTACATTCTGCTGTATGTCGGGGCGGGTTACTTCTTCGGACATATTCCATTCGTTCAGAAAAATCTTACCCTTACGCTTTTCATAGTTGCTTTTGCATCGGTGATACCGATGGGTTACAAAGCTCTCCACAACTGGTTAATCCGCAAAAAACATTTAAAATAA
- a CDS encoding flavin reductase → MSIKSATTRFIKMKFNKESIAILEKQYRTNLINSVTGFKSANLIGTVDAQGNNNLSIFSSVVHLGANPPLIGLVMRPVTVVRDSFDNIISTGFYTVNHVSKEFYKAAHQTSARYPKGVSEFEAVGLTPWFSEILPAPYVAESPVKLGVKYLEMHEIKANNTIFIVGEIVEAIIPDNLILPDGFIDLEKEGAVAISGLDSYHTTSRLARLAYAKPGKAPGEIQ, encoded by the coding sequence ATGAGTATAAAATCTGCAACAACCCGGTTTATCAAAATGAAATTCAACAAAGAATCGATAGCCATTCTTGAAAAACAATATCGTACCAACCTGATTAATTCAGTAACAGGCTTCAAAAGTGCAAATCTCATTGGCACCGTCGACGCGCAGGGGAACAATAATCTCTCCATTTTCAGCTCTGTGGTGCATCTAGGCGCTAATCCTCCCCTGATCGGACTTGTTATGCGACCTGTAACTGTCGTTCGAGATTCCTTTGACAATATTATCTCGACAGGATTTTACACGGTTAACCATGTATCTAAGGAATTCTATAAGGCTGCTCATCAGACTTCTGCGAGATATCCAAAGGGAGTTTCCGAATTTGAAGCTGTTGGTCTTACTCCATGGTTCTCAGAAATATTACCCGCACCTTATGTTGCAGAATCCCCGGTCAAATTAGGGGTAAAATATCTTGAAATGCATGAAATCAAAGCGAATAACACAATTTTTATCGTTGGCGAAATCGTCGAAGCGATTATTCCGGATAACCTGATTCTTCCAGACGGATTTATCGATCTGGAAAAAGAAGGTGCTGTAGCAATATCGGGACTTGACAGTTACCACACTACTTCCCGTCTCGCACGCCTTGCTTATGCCAAACCCGGTAAGGCTCCAGGGGAGATTCAATGA
- a CDS encoding TIGR03643 family protein produces the protein MKTEEISHPEISRIIEMAWEDRTPFEAIEKQFGLKENDVRAIMRREMKPSSFRMWRERVNGRKTKHLKLRSESVRRFKSHNQ, from the coding sequence ATGAAAACTGAAGAAATATCACACCCCGAGATCTCCAGAATAATTGAAATGGCATGGGAAGACAGAACCCCATTTGAAGCTATCGAAAAACAATTCGGGTTGAAAGAGAACGATGTCAGAGCCATTATGAGACGCGAAATGAAACCATCAAGTTTCAGGATGTGGCGCGAAAGGGTAAATGGAAGGAAGACAAAACACCTTAAGTTACGATCAGAAAGCGTCAGGCGATTTAAAAGCCACAATCAGTAG
- a CDS encoding patatin-like phospholipase family protein, with translation MKFLNPFRKKTIGLALGSGAARGIAHIGVLKALREKNIKLDYISGCSMGALIGGAYAAGMSVKQLEDIATQNDWKLMAKMFFPSFSRSSLVKSKFLEEFILSIFGDKNFNDLKIPFSAVATDINTGEPVILDSGDLKSAIRASVSIPVMFVPASINGRRLADGALVNPVPVDILKNKKIDKIIAVSITGTSPVIAPSEQIQHPVLLDPRVASLSINEKIQELLKKPFEMLGKKSEEKEPDPTMWNVMAQSFFIVQDQISRLNMQVAKPDILITPDTRDFSLLDFTKVKELIEIGYISAMQKLDEGR, from the coding sequence ATGAAATTTCTAAATCCCTTTAGAAAAAAGACAATCGGACTTGCTCTCGGAAGTGGTGCTGCAAGAGGAATCGCACATATCGGTGTACTCAAAGCTCTCCGGGAGAAGAATATAAAACTTGACTATATTTCGGGTTGCAGTATGGGGGCACTTATCGGTGGTGCCTACGCTGCCGGAATGTCCGTCAAGCAACTGGAAGATATCGCTACTCAAAACGACTGGAAACTGATGGCGAAAATGTTTTTCCCCTCCTTTTCCCGTTCCTCTCTTGTTAAGTCAAAATTCCTTGAGGAATTTATTCTCTCCATCTTTGGAGATAAAAACTTCAACGATCTTAAAATTCCTTTTTCTGCTGTAGCCACGGACATAAATACCGGTGAACCTGTTATCCTCGATTCCGGTGACCTGAAGTCCGCAATAAGGGCAAGTGTTTCAATCCCTGTGATGTTTGTTCCGGCAAGCATAAACGGCAGAAGACTGGCGGATGGCGCCCTCGTTAACCCGGTTCCTGTTGACATCCTGAAGAACAAAAAAATCGACAAAATTATCGCCGTAAGTATCACCGGCACTTCGCCTGTGATAGCCCCGTCAGAGCAGATCCAACATCCTGTGTTACTCGATCCTCGCGTCGCCTCTCTTTCCATAAATGAGAAGATCCAGGAATTGCTCAAAAAACCTTTCGAGATGCTTGGCAAAAAAAGCGAGGAGAAAGAGCCCGATCCAACCATGTGGAATGTAATGGCTCAGTCCTTCTTCATCGTCCAGGATCAAATCAGCCGCCTGAACATGCAGGTTGCAAAACCCGATATCCTCATCACCCCCGACACCCGTGACTTTTCCCTTCTTGACTTCACAAAAGTGAAAGAGCTCATCGAGATTGGCTATATCTCCGCAATGCAAAAACTTGATGAGGGCAGATAA
- a CDS encoding mobile mystery protein A, with product MNRQKRKLELSQLRSKMSRIASLESAIAVPKAGWLFAIRRAMGMSLRHLATRLNMSPQGIAQLEERERDETVTLGKLREAGNAMGMKLVYGFIPINESMEELVLKRAIQIATEIVHQSAHTMELENQGVSNSRIDEAINDIIRDLIENKPGKLWD from the coding sequence ATGAATAGACAGAAAAGAAAACTGGAACTGAGTCAGCTTCGAAGTAAAATGTCCAGGATCGCTTCTCTGGAATCAGCAATAGCTGTTCCAAAGGCCGGTTGGCTCTTTGCCATAAGAAGAGCAATGGGTATGTCACTGAGGCATCTGGCAACGAGACTTAACATGTCGCCTCAAGGGATTGCACAATTGGAAGAAAGAGAGAGGGATGAAACTGTCACCCTCGGGAAATTGCGCGAAGCAGGCAATGCAATGGGGATGAAACTTGTTTACGGATTTATTCCAATTAATGAATCAATGGAAGAGCTGGTACTAAAGAGAGCAATACAAATTGCCACTGAGATTGTGCATCAATCTGCTCATACTATGGAATTGGAAAATCAGGGGGTCTCCAACAGTAGAATTGATGAAGCAATTAATGATATTATCCGCGATTTGATTGAAAATAAACCGGGGAAATTATGGGACTGA
- a CDS encoding mobile mystery protein B, with product MGLIPDYEDEQTPLEPDEMEGLLIKTISTRGELDEFEQLGVANAVKWVRLSNFNTYEILSVEFIQKLHRVMFKDVWRWAGEFRTTNKNIGVDKYQIRLELKNLLENCNFWIEKQSFRYDEIAIRLSHRLVVIHPFSNGNGRHSRLMADILISKYFNQPMFTWGSRSLVKKGEARSAYLTALKEADGMNYQPLMDFARS from the coding sequence ATGGGACTGATTCCAGATTACGAAGATGAACAGACACCGTTGGAACCGGATGAGATGGAAGGCTTACTGATCAAAACTATATCAACTCGTGGAGAACTCGATGAATTTGAACAGCTCGGGGTCGCAAACGCTGTAAAATGGGTTCGTTTAAGTAATTTTAACACTTATGAAATTCTCTCTGTTGAATTTATTCAGAAGTTACACAGGGTTATGTTTAAAGATGTGTGGAGGTGGGCTGGTGAATTCAGAACGACGAACAAGAATATTGGTGTTGATAAATATCAAATCAGGCTTGAACTCAAGAACCTTTTGGAGAATTGTAATTTTTGGATAGAAAAGCAATCTTTCCGGTACGATGAAATAGCAATCCGATTAAGTCACAGATTGGTCGTAATCCATCCATTCAGCAATGGAAACGGCAGACACTCAAGGCTTATGGCAGACATTCTGATTTCCAAATATTTTAATCAACCAATGTTTACATGGGGAAGCAGGAGCCTTGTAAAAAAAGGAGAAGCAAGAAGTGCATATCTTACAGCTCTGAAAGAAGCAGATGGTATGAACTATCAACCGCTAATGGATTTTGCCCGATCATAG
- the lepA gene encoding translation elongation factor 4, giving the protein MNNIRNFCIIAHIDHGKSTIADRLLETTGTVSDREAKAQILDSMDLERERGITIKSHAIQMEYKAKDGAGYVLNLIDTPGHVDFTYEVSRSLAACEGALLIVDASQGVEAQTISNLYLAIGAGLEIIPVLNKIDLPGAEPDRIAQQVIELLGCKKEEIIYASAKTKIGIVDILEAVVEKIPPPKGDPDKPLQALIFDSVFDPYRGAIAYVRVMNGVIKEKEKIRFFAHDKEYIAEEVGTLRLGKIRTGSITAGSVGYIIGGIKDVKDTKVGDTITHSKGGAEDPLPGYQEIKPMVYSGLYPTNTEDFEDLRDALDKYILNDASLIYEPETSAALGFGFRCGFLGLLHMEIVQERLFREFDQAIITTLPNVEYIVYKRNGEKIVVDNPDHMPPAGDIDIIQEPYVKAQIVTPSEYVGGIMKLAMDKRGIYKNTTYIDPTRADLSFEFPLSEIIFDFYDKLKSISRGYASFDYELIGYQESDLIKLDILLNAEPVDALSMIVHRSKSYDWGRKVCDKLKDLIPRQLFEISIQAAIGSKVISRSTVKAMRKNVIAKCYGGDISRKRKLLEKQKEGKKRMKQVGNVEIPQEAFLAVLQIED; this is encoded by the coding sequence ATGAATAATATCAGAAACTTCTGCATAATTGCACACATCGACCATGGCAAAAGCACCATCGCTGACAGGCTGCTGGAAACCACCGGAACTGTAAGTGACCGGGAAGCCAAAGCCCAGATACTCGACAGTATGGACCTCGAAAGAGAACGCGGTATTACCATCAAATCACATGCCATTCAGATGGAATACAAGGCTAAAGACGGGGCTGGTTATGTTCTGAATTTGATAGACACTCCGGGGCATGTCGACTTTACATATGAAGTTTCCCGCTCCCTCGCTGCATGCGAAGGTGCCCTCCTGATAGTGGATGCCTCACAGGGCGTAGAGGCTCAGACAATTTCAAATCTCTATCTGGCAATTGGTGCCGGTCTCGAAATAATTCCCGTGCTAAATAAAATTGATTTACCCGGTGCTGAACCCGACAGAATTGCCCAGCAGGTAATTGAATTGCTCGGCTGTAAAAAAGAAGAGATTATCTACGCCAGCGCAAAAACCAAAATTGGAATTGTTGATATACTTGAAGCAGTGGTTGAAAAGATACCGCCACCAAAAGGCGATCCCGACAAACCTCTGCAGGCATTAATCTTTGACTCCGTATTCGATCCCTACAGAGGTGCCATCGCATATGTAAGAGTAATGAACGGTGTCATAAAAGAAAAAGAAAAAATCAGATTCTTCGCCCATGATAAAGAGTATATCGCCGAGGAAGTGGGTACACTTCGTCTCGGGAAAATAAGAACCGGTTCCATTACGGCAGGTAGTGTCGGCTATATCATCGGTGGCATAAAAGATGTTAAAGATACCAAGGTGGGTGATACCATCACTCACTCAAAAGGTGGAGCTGAAGATCCTCTTCCGGGGTACCAGGAAATAAAACCGATGGTTTACAGCGGTCTTTATCCCACGAACACAGAAGATTTTGAAGACCTCCGTGATGCACTCGACAAATATATTCTGAACGATGCATCCCTCATTTACGAACCCGAAACTTCTGCCGCACTGGGATTCGGTTTCCGTTGCGGTTTCCTCGGGCTGCTTCACATGGAGATTGTTCAGGAACGCCTTTTCAGAGAGTTCGACCAGGCAATCATTACCACTCTCCCCAATGTGGAATATATAGTTTACAAAAGAAACGGTGAAAAAATCGTTGTTGATAATCCCGACCATATGCCACCTGCAGGGGATATCGATATCATTCAGGAACCGTATGTAAAAGCACAAATCGTCACCCCAAGCGAGTATGTCGGCGGTATTATGAAACTCGCCATGGATAAAAGGGGTATCTACAAAAATACGACCTATATAGACCCCACAAGAGCCGACTTAAGCTTTGAATTCCCTCTTTCTGAAATCATTTTCGATTTTTATGATAAATTGAAATCAATCTCAAGGGGTTACGCCTCGTTTGATTATGAACTGATTGGTTATCAGGAATCTGATCTGATTAAACTGGATATCCTCCTTAACGCCGAACCTGTTGATGCTCTTTCCATGATTGTCCACAGGTCAAAGTCGTACGACTGGGGAAGAAAAGTCTGCGATAAACTAAAAGATCTGATTCCGCGTCAGTTGTTCGAAATTTCAATTCAGGCTGCAATCGGATCAAAAGTGATCTCTCGTTCAACTGTAAAAGCCATGCGTAAAAATGTTATCGCTAAATGCTACGGCGGCGACATTTCCCGTAAACGGAAACTCCTCGAGAAACAAAAAGAGGGTAAAAAACGGATGAAACAGGTAGGAAATGTGGAAATTCCGCAGGAAGCGTTCCTGGCAGTACTTCAGATTGAAGATTAA
- the lepB gene encoding signal peptidase I has translation MPNKKFYGKIGFILFLFLMIVLTLRLFFISTFRITTNSMEASLEPGDFIVVNKFLFSRQEPLNIPLTSIEIPFFTWAGSSQPEKNSVIVFKFPEGRKDDFSNPSYVKRLIALPGDTVKIEAGVVYVNGKKSPLPEHLKKKKIKPRSENNSQLFPGYDDWNEDWYGPLYIPKKGDTISLNISNYLQWEEVISKERGDTSLTILGHKFLLNGKEINSYIVQNDYYFVLGDNRDNSLDSRFWGYVPYDYIIGEVSFIYWSVNPFSTGFFPDLKFNRFFKAVN, from the coding sequence TTGCCAAACAAAAAGTTTTACGGTAAAATAGGTTTTATTCTCTTCCTGTTTCTTATGATAGTCCTGACCCTCCGTCTTTTTTTCATCTCAACTTTCAGGATTACCACCAACTCAATGGAAGCATCCCTTGAACCGGGCGATTTTATAGTGGTAAACAAGTTCCTCTTCTCAAGGCAGGAACCTCTAAATATCCCGTTAACAAGCATCGAAATTCCCTTCTTCACATGGGCGGGTTCATCCCAACCGGAGAAGAATTCCGTTATCGTCTTCAAGTTCCCCGAAGGGAGAAAAGACGATTTCAGTAACCCCTCGTATGTGAAAAGGCTGATTGCTCTTCCCGGCGATACAGTAAAAATTGAAGCCGGCGTGGTCTATGTGAACGGAAAGAAATCACCTCTGCCCGAACACCTCAAAAAGAAAAAAATAAAACCCCGGTCAGAGAATAATTCTCAACTTTTCCCCGGTTATGATGACTGGAACGAGGACTGGTACGGACCCCTCTACATTCCCAAAAAAGGAGATACCATTTCCCTTAACATCAGCAATTATCTGCAATGGGAAGAGGTAATAAGCAAAGAACGAGGTGACACTTCTCTCACGATTTTGGGGCATAAATTCCTGTTAAATGGTAAAGAAATAAATAGTTATATTGTACAAAACGATTATTATTTTGTGTTGGGAGACAACCGGGATAACAGTCTCGACAGCCGGTTTTGGGGATATGTCCCCTACGATTACATTATTGGTGAAGTATCATTCATCTACTGGTCGGTAAATCCCTTTTCAACGGGCTTTTTCCCCGATCTTAAATTCAACAGATTCTTTAAAGCAGTTAACTAA